CTCTTTAAGTAGTTCATGAGAGCCTCAAGCTCCGCCTTGAACATCCTCTGCTCAATCTTTACTCCCTCATGCGCTCTCTGAAGAGGCCTTATATACCCGCTGCTCTCATGCCAGAGGAGCTTTCCTATGAGCTCATCGTCGATTGTGCGGTTAGATTGAAGCAGATATATGACTCCACCCTTCATTGTCCTGATGTAAGCTGAGGGAACTCCTTTTTCTATGAACTCCTGAACAGTTGGGAAGTATTTTCTTAAAACCCTTGGCAGACGATGAGCTATTCTCTTTCTCTCCTCGATTTTCTCCGGGTCATAAATTACGTAATAACCTGGAAGTTCTTCTCCATAAACCTTGAGCAGGTAAGCATCAAGGAATGAAACATCAACAGCACTGATGCCAAATTTTGAAGTAATTTTTCTGTTGTAAAAGCTCTTTGCTATGTATATAATCTCCTTCTGGAGAAGCCTTTCGAGAGAGTAGAGATATTCAAGGTAACCCAGAACGACGTGGATGGTATTCTTGGCATCTTCGAGGGTTAAAGTTTTTGGCTCAGTATATTCTTCCAGCCTCTCTGCAATTTTTATGATTTCATCTTGAGGCGTGTTGGTTCTTAGAGCATCCCTTAACTTCTTTAATGCCCCATCATAGTTGACAACTTCTTTACCTTCCATTGCTTTGTAAAATTCCGAATAATCCTCTATGACATCATCTGCTAATATAACTCCCCTGTAAAGCTCTCTTTTTTCCTTTAAGCGCCTGGATAAGTCATGATAATGATAATCGAGCCTATCAATGAAGTCCTTAATAAGGTCTTCGAGCATCTTATCTCCTAATGTCTCCATTACAGTAGTTATACCCCTCACGCTCTCCGGATAAACTGGAGGTCTCGTTAAAGAACCTGTAAGGGTTCCGTCCATCAAAATCATGTGCTCTTCAGTCCCAACCAGAGCACCAAGCTTGTTCTCAAGAGTTTCCATCTGCAACCTGATTATCTGGTCAGAGATTCCATGATTGTAAATCATGGCATTGGTGTAAACCAAACGTGCGCTCTTGCCATTACCAAAGGCAAAGGATGCAACGGTGTAGATTATCGTTCCGCTTAGCCTTGCCTTACCTTGACTGCCATCAACAGCATAAACTTTGCTCTCTTTCTTTTCTGGCAGAGGTTTCCACTCAATCTTCCCACTTAAAACATTTTCAGCCTCTCTAAGCTCACTGATGAGCATGTTGAGAATTTTATCCGCTTGATCCTTTGAAATTAGGCGATACATTCAGCTCACCTCGACCTCTTCCACTCTTGAAACCCCATTCTCAAGTCTAACCCTAATGACCCTGTCCGCGGCATCCTTGAGCTCCTCGTCGTGAGAAACTATGATCACCTGCGGGATTTTTCTAAGGTAGCGCTCCATTATATCAACAAGCCTCCTCCTTCTCTCATCATCAAGATAGGGCGTCGGCTCGTCCATTATAAGTAAGGGGATTTCTCCAGCCAGATACAAAGACAGAGCCAGTCTAAACGCCAGTCCAAGGGCTATTCTTTCACCACCACTTAAGAATGATAAATCCCTTTCCTTTCCATCGTAAATAACGCCAAGAACAACCTTGTTCTCCTTAGCCTTCACAGTTATCCCTGAATACTTCTCCTCTGTTAGCTCCTCAAAGATTTCACTTGCATATTCTCCAACTTTTGCCAAAGCATCTTCCTTAAGAATATTCTTGAACATTCTGACTTTTTCTCTCAGCTTTTGAACTCTCTCACGGGCTTTCTTTAAGTCTTCAAGCTCTTTTCTCTTAATTTTAACGTTTTCCTTCTCATTCCTTAAGTTCTCTAAGTTTTTAATCAGCTCCTCTTTCCTTTTTTCAAGATTTTCAAGCTCAGTTTCTGCCTTTACAAGTGCCTCCCTCTTTTCAATGTACTCTTTTCTAACTCTTTCATGTTCATCTTTACTGTAATCCTTTTCAAGCTCTCCTAACCTTTCTTTTATCTCAGAAAGAGCTTTTTCCAGTTCAGCTTTTTTCTCTTTGAGGGCTTCTAATTCGTTCTTGTCCCTTTGAAGACGTTCTTTTTCAGCCTTGAGTTCTTTCTCCGAGTTCAAGAGCTTTAGGTAGTTTTCATAAATGGGTTTCAACATTTCAATCTCGGCTTTTAGAGTGTTGATGCTCTCAAATCCAAGATTCTTAAGTTTAGCTTCATACTCATATAGATTGGCTTTGATTTCCGAAATCTTTCTCTGCAAATAGGTTTTCTTCTTCTCCAAGGCAGCTTTTTTCTTCAGTTCATCTTGAATGCTCCTCAATCTTCCCTCAAGCTTGTTCTTCTCAGCAGAGAGGTTTTCATACTTCTCAACTTTCTCCTCAAGCTCCTTGAGGTTAAATTTAGAAAGCCTCTTTTCATGTTCTTGCATTTGATTGAAAATCTCCTCGTTAGCTATAACCTCCTTCTCCTTTTTCAGTATTTTCTCAATCTTTACAAGCTCAGCTCTGAGTTCTTTTTCCCTCCTCATAAGCTGCTCCATCTCTTTTGCATAGCTCTCGATTTCCAGAGTATATTTTCTAATCAAATCCTCCCTGTGATTCTCCGTTAGTTCAGTTCCACAAACTGGACATTTGCCCTTAGCTTTCCTGAGCTCCAAAATGGCTTTGTTCTTCTCACTTGTGGCGTTTTTTAGCTCTCCCTTTTTCTCTCCAATTTCTTCAATCTCCTTAAGGATTTCCTCTTTCCTCTGCTTGGCGTTTTCAATTTCAGCTTTGAGCTTTTTAAGTGCATCTTCACTTAAGCTAAGCCTTTTTCTGAGGGATTCAATCGTCTTTTTAATTCTTAAGGCTTCATCATACTGCTTGACATATTCCTCCAGTTCTCCAAGCTGTTCGTCAATTTCGGATATCTTCTCTTGTAATCCCTCAAGTTCCTCCGCCTTCCCTTCCAGCTCCTCGAGTCTTTCCTTGATCTGAGCTATCTGACCTTCATATCTCTCAACCTCTTTTTCTGCTTTGGCTTTTATCTCGCTGTACTCTTTGTAAAACTCTTCAAGCTCTTTGTACCTTTCTGCTTTGGGCTTAATTTTCTCAAGTTCTTTGACCTTTTCATCAAGTTCTTTAACTTTTAACTCCCTCTCAGCTATGGAAGCAACGAGGGAGTTTATCTTTGCGTTTAGTCCTTCAAGGGATTTCTCAATCCCAGACTTGCTTTCTTTCAACTT
Above is a genomic segment from Thermococcus sp. SY098 containing:
- the nurA gene encoding DNA double-strand break repair nuclease NurA, whose product is MYRLISKDQADKILNMLISELREAENVLSGKIEWKPLPEKKESKVYAVDGSQGKARLSGTIIYTVASFAFGNGKSARLVYTNAMIYNHGISDQIIRLQMETLENKLGALVGTEEHMILMDGTLTGSLTRPPVYPESVRGITTVMETLGDKMLEDLIKDFIDRLDYHYHDLSRRLKEKRELYRGVILADDVIEDYSEFYKAMEGKEVVNYDGALKKLRDALRTNTPQDEIIKIAERLEEYTEPKTLTLEDAKNTIHVVLGYLEYLYSLERLLQKEIIYIAKSFYNRKITSKFGISAVDVSFLDAYLLKVYGEELPGYYVIYDPEKIEERKRIAHRLPRVLRKYFPTVQEFIEKGVPSAYIRTMKGGVIYLLQSNRTIDDELIGKLLWHESSGYIRPLQRAHEGVKIEQRMFKAELEALMNYLKRKNKELRVFIKYGRSPLE
- the rad50 gene encoding DNA double-strand break repair ATPase Rad50; its protein translation is MRIEKIIVRDFRSHEFTKVTFTSGINLIIGQNGSGKSSLLDAILVGLYWPAKPKDLKKDSFLRVNGKSTEITIFFEKDGVKYQVHRNITRGIAFAKYYDGTWHYVTEANQKAVRDWMERLIPYDIFVNAIYIRQGEIDAILESDESREKVVRKVLGLDKYENAYKNLLEVRKVIDSKIKGIEEYLNAMKNIDEMIKDAEKELSSVIKQINELSPQIPKLRRKVEELEKKLDELDKLAGELEKLKESKSGIEKSLEGLNAKINSLVASIAERELKVKELDEKVKELEKIKPKAERYKELEEFYKEYSEIKAKAEKEVERYEGQIAQIKERLEELEGKAEELEGLQEKISEIDEQLGELEEYVKQYDEALRIKKTIESLRKRLSLSEDALKKLKAEIENAKQRKEEILKEIEEIGEKKGELKNATSEKNKAILELRKAKGKCPVCGTELTENHREDLIRKYTLEIESYAKEMEQLMRREKELRAELVKIEKILKKEKEVIANEEIFNQMQEHEKRLSKFNLKELEEKVEKYENLSAEKNKLEGRLRSIQDELKKKAALEKKKTYLQRKISEIKANLYEYEAKLKNLGFESINTLKAEIEMLKPIYENYLKLLNSEKELKAEKERLQRDKNELEALKEKKAELEKALSEIKERLGELEKDYSKDEHERVRKEYIEKREALVKAETELENLEKRKEELIKNLENLRNEKENVKIKRKELEDLKKARERVQKLREKVRMFKNILKEDALAKVGEYASEIFEELTEEKYSGITVKAKENKVVLGVIYDGKERDLSFLSGGERIALGLAFRLALSLYLAGEIPLLIMDEPTPYLDDERRRRLVDIMERYLRKIPQVIIVSHDEELKDAADRVIRVRLENGVSRVEEVEVS